The genomic window TCCTGGAGGCGATGGAGATCGAGTACCATAACATCGAAGCCCCCGGCGAGGCGGACAAGGTCGTGCCCGCCGTGGAGGCGGCCTACTCGGAGGCGAGGCCGGTGGCCATGCTGATCGGACGGGAGCCTATCTGACCATGATGAAACGCGACGAAATGCTCAAGGTTCTGGCGCGCCACCGCACCGACGAGATCGTGGTGGCGGTCTACAAGGCGGCGCAGGATTGGATCCACATCGCGCCGTCGGACCTCAACTACACCTTCACCGGCGCCATGGGACAGGGCTCGTCCCACGCCCTGGGCCTGGCCCTCGGACGGCCCGACAAGCGCGTGGTGGTGCTGGACGGCGACGGCAGCCTGCTCATGAACCTGGGCACCCTGGTCACCATCGCCAACGCCGCGCCCAAGAACTTCGTGCACTGCGTGTGCGAGAACGGCACCTACGAGACCAACGGCGCCGTGCCCATCCCGCGCCACGACGGCTTCACCTTCACCGGCGTCGCCCGCGAGGCCGGCTACGTCAACACCTACACCATCGACAACCTGGAAGACTGGGACCGGAACCTCGACGCCATCCTCAAGGAGGACGGCCCCATCATGGTGGACCTCAAGGTGGAGCCGGGCGAAGACTACCCGGAAAACTTCCCGCGCCTCTACAACACCGAGTACCGCGACCGCTTCGCCAAGGCGCTGGCCGAGTCGTAAGGCCCGTCGTTCCCGCCACCCCGAAGCGTCATTCCCGCGAAACAGGCTGTGTCAAGACTCCGCTCGGCCGCCAAACGGTACCCACACCCCGAACGTCACCAACACCCCGGAACGGTACCAACACCCCGGAACGGCACCAACACCCCGGAACGTCATTTGTATGTTGAGAGATCCTCTCAGATCGGCCAATTTGAGGGGTAGGCATGCGGGGCGCGTCGTACGTCATAGGGTGAGCACCCTAGGGGTTCTGCACCGGGCGGGAGTAGGACACCCCGCATGCCAGTTGTCGCTCCGAACAGATACCGGGGGTCAG from Deltaproteobacteria bacterium includes these protein-coding regions:
- a CDS encoding thiamine pyrophosphate-dependent enzyme gives rise to the protein MMKRDEMLKVLARHRTDEIVVAVYKAAQDWIHIAPSDLNYTFTGAMGQGSSHALGLALGRPDKRVVVLDGDGSLLMNLGTLVTIANAAPKNFVHCVCENGTYETNGAVPIPRHDGFTFTGVAREAGYVNTYTIDNLEDWDRNLDAILKEDGPIMVDLKVEPGEDYPENFPRLYNTEYRDRFAKALAES